The genomic region GCTGATCATATTGAGGACTCAGAGTTGTTGTAAATGTCTTTTCATTTCGTTTCACCTTGACTTTTAGCTCATTTCCTTCTTTGTCTTCCAAAATCGAAGCAACCTGTTCGACTTTTTTAAGTTCCTTCCCGTTAATTTCCAATAAAATATCTCCAACTTTAATCCCTGATTCTTCGCCAGGTGACACTTTCCCCTGTTCGGTCTGAATCAGATGATGTCCAACCACGAGTACGCCTAACGTGTGCAGACGAACACCAATGGATTGTCCGCCTGGTACCACTTTTAAATTCTCGAGTACCTCAACATTAACTTTTTTCATGGGCAACCCTGCAAATTCATAAATCAAGCTGCTCTTGCCTGGTTTCTCTGCGACTAATTGATTTGAAAATGCCTGGGTAATGTTGTTCTCAGGTTCAAGAGAGGGTGTACTTCCTGCAAGGGCTGGTAAAGCATAACCTTCCTGATTTTCAAATAATGTTATTTCATTAGGGATGGAAATATATTGTTTCACAGGAGATATAAATGGAATAGACAGGAACGAAACAAGGAGGATCAAGCCTATCATGATGCGCATGATTTCTCTCTTTTTCAACTTTGTCACACTCCTCGCTTCTAACCCATACCAAAATGTCTGTATCTATAATTTGACCGTAACAGACTCGTTTTAAACAGTGTAATCTACAGAAATAAAAGAGAACATTTCCAGTGGAGGAAGAAAAGCGGAAGAAACTGTTTAGGACCCACACCACATGAAAAGCAGAATATCCGGAATAGCCGTAGTTTGGCTGTTGTGGTATTCTGCTTATGGCCGCTTAAGCCGAAGCTGGACAATAGAAATGCCGGCTGCAAGACCTATTTCAAATCATTAGCGAGGCTTATAAGTTCTTCGGCGTGCTCTTTTGTGGTTTCTGTCAGCTCAGTACCTGAAATCATGCGGCCGATTTCATTAATTTTATCCTTATGATTAAGCTCATTAACTTTTGTAATGGTACGATCCTTCCTTATTTCTTTTTCGATTAATAAATGAATATCTGCCATAGAGGCTACTTGAGGAAGATGAGAAATACATAATACCTGAGAGCTGTTTGATATGGAATAAATCTTTTCTGCAATTGCCTGTGCGACTCTGCCACTTACACCTGTGTCTACTTCATCAAAAATCACACTGGTCACACCCTGATGCCGGGCAAAGTTCTTTTTAATTGCAAGCATAATTCTGGAAAGCTCTCCACCGGAAGCAATTTTGTGAACCTCTTTGAGCGGCTCGCCAACATTTGTACTGATTAAAAACTGAACTTTATCAAGTCCATTTTCGTGCAGCTTGACTTTTCGCCCTTTCCATTCCGGATCAGATGCCGAGCCTTCCTGTACTGAAAAATGCACATCAAAATCGGCTTTTTCCAAATACAGGTCCTTTAGCTCTGCAAGAATGGCTTCCTTTAATTTTTCTGCTGCTTTCTTTCTTAGTTCATGAAGCTGTTCTGCAGCCAGTAATACGTCACGTCCCTTATTTTCAAGGTCCTGCTCTAACTTACTTAAATGGACGTCCTTGTTTTCTAATTGCTCAATTTCCTCATCAATCTTAGCTGCATAATTCAGTATTTCTTCTACAGATTGGCCGTATTTACGCTTCAGACGGTTGATTTCATTTAATCGTCCTTCGATTTCATTCAGCCTTTCCGGGTTGTATTCCATTTCCTCTAACTTGTTACGCAAATCAAAGGAAAGCTCTTCCATTGTATAATAATGATTAGAAATGTCACTGGCTTTCGTTCCCAGATCCTCATCAAATTCTTTAATATTTTCCAGGGAGGACATGGTAAGAGCCAGCCAATCCAATGCCTTTTGTTCCCCGTACAGGGCGTGATAGGCATCAGATATATTTTGATAAATCCTCTCATAATTTTGCAGGGTGTTTCGCTCCTGTTCGAGCTGCACATCTTCATCAAGGGTTAATTCTGCCTCTTCCAGCTCCTGTTGCTGGAATTTAAGCAAGTCCAGTCTCTGAGCAATTTCCTGTTCATTTTCACTTAGTTCACGGTATCTGCGTTTTAATTTTTTGTACTCTTCATAGATTTCCTTATATTCCTGTTTGGCATGCATAATTTCCTTCTGACCGTATAAATCTAATAATGCCAAATGTTTTTCAGTATCCATTAAGGATTGAGTTTCATGCTGGCTATGGATATCAATTAAGGTTTGTCCAAACTCACGCAAAATAGCAAGGGTAACCAGTTTTCCATTTACACGGCAGATGCTTTTACCGGAAGCTGTAATGGTACGATTTAAGACAAGCATCCCCTCTTCGTCCATTTCGACTCCAAACTCTTCTGCTTTCCGGTAGGCGGAATGTTCCTCTGAATCCAGAAAAAACAGCCCTTCAATTTCAGCTTTTTTGGAACCATGGCGGACAAATTCCACAGAGCCCCTGCCACCTGCAAGAAGCTGGATGGCATCAATAATAATAGATTTTCCGGCACCCGTTTCCCCAGTTAATACGGTTAATCCATCTCTAAAATCAATTTTAATTTCATCAATAATGGCAAAATCTTTTATCGATAATTCTGCTAACACGGTTTCCACCTCTTATTTTTGTGGATTTTATTAAAGCATATCTAAAAGCTGGGCTTCAATGTTATCGATTTGATCCGCTGAACGGCAGATAATCAGACAAGTATCATCTCCGCATATGGTCCCCATAATTTCTTCCCATTCTAAGTTATCAATAAGTGCCCCAATCGCATGGGCATTCCCGGGTAACGTTTTAAGCACAATAAAGTGTCCAGCCTTATCGATCTTAACAAAGGCATCCATCATTAGCCGTCTTAACTTATTTAATGGATTAAAGCGCTGGTCGGCTGGCAGACTGTATTTATATTTTCCATTGGCTGAGGGTACTTTCACGAGATGAAGTTCCTTTATATCACGGGATACTGTTGCCTGTGTAACATTTAAACCCAGACTTTTCAGCTCATCGACTAATTCATCCTGAGTTTCAATTTCATTTTCGGTTATAATTTCACGAATTTTTATATGCCTTTGTCCCTTGTTCATTGCTTCTCCTCATTTCCATGATATTCTATCAAAGCGTTTTCTTACTCTGTCTCTAAGTTAACAGGAAAAACAAAAAGTGGCAATAGAGGGTTTACCAGGGGGATATGTAACAACATATAGAGGGATTAGAGAGACTGCATCTACAAGGATGAGTCTCCTTTGGCTGATTTCCTTACTTTCGCAATTCCTGATGTGCATCTTTGATAGTCTGTTCGATATCAATGGTATCCTTAATGCTTCCGTCCTGCTGATCCCACTTAAGGTGAAGTAAGAATTCAACATTTCCTTCGCCGCCTGTAATTGGCGAAAAGGTCAAATTTTCTACTGTATAGCCTTCCTTCACACTAAACTCAATCATGTTCGTGATAACCTCTTTATGAACGACGGGATCTTTAATAATTCCTTTCTTTCCCACTTGCTCCCTTCCAGCTTCAAATTGGGGTTTTACAAGAGCAACGATATCACTCTCGTCAAGTAAAAGCTCTTTTAAAACAGGTAAAATCACACGCAGAGAAATAAACGATACATCAATCGTAGCGAAGTTGGGACGACCGGAAGTCAGATGCTCAGGCTTTACATACCTGAAGTTCGTTTTTTCCATAACTATAACCCGGTCATCATTTCTCAATTTCCAGTCCAGTTGATTCTGTCCAACATCGATGGCATAGCTTAGTTTTGCTCCATTTTGCAGTGCGCAATCCGTAAAGCCACCCGTAGACGATCCAATATCAATCATCTGTTTTTCCTTCACGGTTAATTCAAAAGCTTTTAAGGCTTTTTCCAGCTTCAATCCGCCACGACTTACATAATTATGAGTTTTCCCTTTAATTACAATGGGGATTTCAGTCTCAACCTTCATACCTGGCTTGTCCAATCTAACTTGCTCGGAAAAGACTAAACCCGCCATAATTGTACGTTTAGCCTTTTCTCTTGTTTCAAAATAGCCTCTATCCACTAAAAGTACATCTAGTCTCGTTTTCTTCATCCTTGCTCAAGTCCTAACTTATTTGGGATTAATTCCTTTAAAGAGTTTACCACTTCATTTGTTGTTAAGCCAATTTCATCCCACAATTCATTGACACTTCCATGTTCAATAAATTGGTCAGGAATTCCCATTCTTTTCATGCATATCTTTCCTAATAAATTTCTCTCTTCAGCAAATTCAAGCACAGCGCTGCCGAACCCTCCCTGAAGCACATGTTCCTCGAGAGTTAATACCGGGATATTTTCTGAAAAAATCTCTCTTAGCATTTTTTCATCTAAAGGCTTAATAAAGCGGGCATTGACTACTCTTATGCTCATTCCGGATTGCTCCAGCTGCTCACTTGCGTTTAATGCCATATCAATGGTCGTTCCAAAGGTTAAAATGACACCATCATGGCCTTCCCTTAGTATTTCCCAGGAGCCAATAGGAATGGATGTCAATGTTTCGTCAACCTCGATCCCTTTTGCATTCCCTCTTGGGTAACGAATAGCGATAGGACCTTCATTATAGTCAATTGCGGTATAGACCATATGCTGGGCTTCATTTTCATCCTTTGGCATCATAACAACCATATTCGGTATATGACGCATAAAGGATATATCAAAAACTCCCTGATGGGTTTCACCGTCAGCTCCAACTAATCCAGCCCGGTCAATTCCAAAAACTACATTTAAGTTTTGTCTGCAAACATCATGGACCACCTGATCATACCCTCGTTGCAGGAAGGTCGAATAAATGGATAGAAAAGGCTTCATACCCTGTGTGGCCAATCCGCCGGAAAGTGTGGTGGCATGCTGTTCTGCAATTCCGACATCATATAGGCGATCCGGAAATTCCTTTTTGAAGTTTTCAAGCTTAGATCCTACTGTCATGGCGGGAGTAATCGCCACAACCTTTTTATTGTTACGGGCAATTTTGCTTAAGGCATCACTGATCACCTGACTCCATGCAGGGCCTTTTCCTTTTTTCTTTAATGATTCACCGGATTCAATCTTATATGGTCCTACCCCGTGCCAGGTTCCAACCTTATCCTGTTCAGCAGGATGATAACCTTTCCCCTTCTTGGTAATCACATGGACAATGACAGGACCTTCTGTTTTTTTCGCATAACGAATATTTTCAATCAGGTTTTCAAAATTATGACCGTCCACGGGTCCATAATAAGTAAAGCCTAACTCTTCAAAAAACATACCGGGCAGAATAAAAGATTTCATACCATCTTTAAGGTGCTCGGCTGTTTGAGCGAGTTTTCCGCCAAATGCAGGAATTCTTTTCATGAAGCTCTCCAGCTCATCTTTAAACCAGTGGTATTTATTGGCACTGCGCAAACGACCAAGCACATTGTGCAGAGCACCAACATTTGGTGCAATAGACATTTCATTATCATTTAAAATGACAGTCAGATTCTTCTTTTCATGTCCGATATGGTTGAGAGCTTCAAGAGCCATACCACCAGTTAACGCACCATCACCGATTACAGGAACCACATAATGGTCCTGTCCCTTTAAATCCCGGGCAATTGCCATACCCATTGCCGCTGACAGTGAAGTGGAACTATGCCCTGTTTCCCAATGATCATGTTCACTTTCCATACGTTTAGGAAAACCAGACAACCCTTTATATTTTTTCAGAGTATTAAACTGATTCGTTCTGCCTGTGAGTATCTTATGTATATACGACTGATGCCCGACATCCCAGATAAATTTATCCTCTGGACTGTTGAATTCTTTATGAAGGGCCAGGGTTAATTCGACTACACCAAGATTAGGCCCTAAATGCCCTCCTGTTTTTGACAGAGTTTGAATTAAAAACTCCCTGATCTCATCTGCAAATGATTCCAATTGTTCAATTGAATATTGTTTTAAAAAAGCAGGATCTTTAATAAAGTTCAGATCCATCGCGGATCACTCACCTTCATTGGGAATTTCGTTTCTTTTTCTTCTTCAGGGACGGAAGAATTTTTATTCTCAAATTCTGTTCAATGAACGCTATCGCCCGGCCCGCAAATAAAATAATCTTTGTAGAGGCATGGACACCAAAAAATTTCCCTAACGCTTTTCCACCAACTGTCAGAGCTGCAACAACACTAGTAAAAACAATCGATATCACCATATGCTGGGATGACTCTTCCGGGAAGCCGAAACCAAAGGCAATCTGGAGTACAACTGTAGCAGATGCGGTACCGCTTACAATGCCTGCTATGTCCCCTATCACATCATTACAAAAACTCGCAAACCGGTCCCTGTTTCTTACAATGACAATCGATTGTCTGGCTCCATATATTTTTTCGGCTGCCATGGAATGAAAAGGCACTTCATCTGCGGCCGTAGCAGCAATACCGAACATATCAAAAATGACACCCACTAACACAATCCCCAGTACGATTAATAAGCCGGCAAACCAGCCTACACCCTGTAAAAGGACACTTGAGATAACTGAAAAAAGTGCCGCTAACACAAATGTGATAACGGCAATACTTATACTAAATCGGAGTGATTTCCTGTAATCTTCGTTCATTTAAATACCTCTATATGTATAATAATTGTTGATTATAACAAGTAGGGATGGCCATTTAAAGGATAAAAATTGCAGCTTAGGTCCAGTAGGTTTTCCCAGATGAATACCATGAGTTGCCTCAATGGCGGTTCCCCTTTAAATTCATCTTAGCCCCGTTTCCGGAAAGCTAGACTGGATTACCACTTAGTCTGCACCATAATCTCCTTTAAATGTCCACCGGAACAGTCTAGGAGTTTTCCTCGACAGTCTTTAAC from Virgibacillus sp. MSP4-1 harbors:
- a CDS encoding TlyA family RNA methyltransferase, which encodes MKKTRLDVLLVDRGYFETREKAKRTIMAGLVFSEQVRLDKPGMKVETEIPIVIKGKTHNYVSRGGLKLEKALKAFELTVKEKQMIDIGSSTGGFTDCALQNGAKLSYAIDVGQNQLDWKLRNDDRVIVMEKTNFRYVKPEHLTSGRPNFATIDVSFISLRVILPVLKELLLDESDIVALVKPQFEAGREQVGKKGIIKDPVVHKEVITNMIEFSVKEGYTVENLTFSPITGGEGNVEFLLHLKWDQQDGSIKDTIDIEQTIKDAHQELRK
- the ahrC gene encoding transcriptional regulator AhrC/ArgR; amino-acid sequence: MNKGQRHIKIREIITENEIETQDELVDELKSLGLNVTQATVSRDIKELHLVKVPSANGKYKYSLPADQRFNPLNKLRRLMMDAFVKIDKAGHFIVLKTLPGNAHAIGALIDNLEWEEIMGTICGDDTCLIICRSADQIDNIEAQLLDML
- the recN gene encoding DNA repair protein RecN codes for the protein MLAELSIKDFAIIDEIKIDFRDGLTVLTGETGAGKSIIIDAIQLLAGGRGSVEFVRHGSKKAEIEGLFFLDSEEHSAYRKAEEFGVEMDEEGMLVLNRTITASGKSICRVNGKLVTLAILREFGQTLIDIHSQHETQSLMDTEKHLALLDLYGQKEIMHAKQEYKEIYEEYKKLKRRYRELSENEQEIAQRLDLLKFQQQELEEAELTLDEDVQLEQERNTLQNYERIYQNISDAYHALYGEQKALDWLALTMSSLENIKEFDEDLGTKASDISNHYYTMEELSFDLRNKLEEMEYNPERLNEIEGRLNEINRLKRKYGQSVEEILNYAAKIDEEIEQLENKDVHLSKLEQDLENKGRDVLLAAEQLHELRKKAAEKLKEAILAELKDLYLEKADFDVHFSVQEGSASDPEWKGRKVKLHENGLDKVQFLISTNVGEPLKEVHKIASGGELSRIMLAIKKNFARHQGVTSVIFDEVDTGVSGRVAQAIAEKIYSISNSSQVLCISHLPQVASMADIHLLIEKEIRKDRTITKVNELNHKDKINEIGRMISGTELTETTKEHAEELISLANDLK
- the dxs gene encoding 1-deoxy-D-xylulose-5-phosphate synthase — translated: MDLNFIKDPAFLKQYSIEQLESFADEIREFLIQTLSKTGGHLGPNLGVVELTLALHKEFNSPEDKFIWDVGHQSYIHKILTGRTNQFNTLKKYKGLSGFPKRMESEHDHWETGHSSTSLSAAMGMAIARDLKGQDHYVVPVIGDGALTGGMALEALNHIGHEKKNLTVILNDNEMSIAPNVGALHNVLGRLRSANKYHWFKDELESFMKRIPAFGGKLAQTAEHLKDGMKSFILPGMFFEELGFTYYGPVDGHNFENLIENIRYAKKTEGPVIVHVITKKGKGYHPAEQDKVGTWHGVGPYKIESGESLKKKGKGPAWSQVISDALSKIARNNKKVVAITPAMTVGSKLENFKKEFPDRLYDVGIAEQHATTLSGGLATQGMKPFLSIYSTFLQRGYDQVVHDVCRQNLNVVFGIDRAGLVGADGETHQGVFDISFMRHIPNMVVMMPKDENEAQHMVYTAIDYNEGPIAIRYPRGNAKGIEVDETLTSIPIGSWEILREGHDGVILTFGTTIDMALNASEQLEQSGMSIRVVNARFIKPLDEKMLREIFSENIPVLTLEEHVLQGGFGSAVLEFAEERNLLGKICMKRMGIPDQFIEHGSVNELWDEIGLTTNEVVNSLKELIPNKLGLEQG